Within the Microbacterium terricola genome, the region GGCTCGGCGCGGACGTCTCCGCGCTCGCGGAGTGGTTCCCGGCGCATCGCCTCGCCGACGGCGGGTGGAACTGCGAGGCCGAGGAGGGCAACTCGACGCGGTCGTCCTTTCACTCGACCCTCAACGCGGCCCGCGGAATGCTGGCATACGAACGCATCACCGGCGACACCCGTCACCGCGAGGCCCGTCACGGCGGGGAGGAATACCTGCTCAGCCGTCGCCTGCTGTATCGCGCCTCGACCGGAGAACTCGTGGGTCCGTTCGCGACCCGGTTCGTGTATCCCAACCGTCATCGGTACAGCGCACTGGCCGCGCTGGACCACTTCCGCGACGTGAGCCTTCTCGAAGAGTCACCGCCGGACCCCCGACTCGCCGACGCCGTCGATGTCGTGCGCGCCACTCGGCAGCCCGACGGCACCTGGCTGCAGGGCGCCCCGCTCCCCGGTCGCACCTGGTTCGATGTAGACGTCCCGGAAGGGCAGCCATCCCGGTGGCTCACGCTCATCGGCACCAGGGTGCTCGACTGGTGGGATGCTGCGCACTGATCTCCGACGTGCACGTCGCTCCGCGCCATCCCTGAACGGGCCGGCGCGTCCTGGCACTATTGCGCTATGCCACCGAGCACGACCCCGCCGCCGCAGGACTGCCCCTTCTGCGCCATCGTGGCCGGACAGGGCGAAGCCAGCGTGGT harbors:
- a CDS encoding squalene cyclase, which produces MTIDSGVLAWLLDSDPALRWQVERDLADAPPSTWEATRARVATEGWGADLLAKQDADGQWAGGSFFPAGFFGSPESEQPGQPWVATTWVLKDLREWGLDAGALAGTAEKLAANSRWDYNDLPYWGGEVDVCINSYTLASGAWLGADVSALAEWFPAHRLADGGWNCEAEEGNSTRSSFHSTLNAARGMLAYERITGDTRHREARHGGEEYLLSRRLLYRASTGELVGPFATRFVYPNRHRYSALAALDHFRDVSLLEESPPDPRLADAVDVVRATRQPDGTWLQGAPLPGRTWFDVDVPEGQPSRWLTLIGTRVLDWWDAAH